One segment of Shewanella piezotolerans WP3 DNA contains the following:
- the rppH gene encoding RNA pyrophosphohydrolase produces MIDSDGFRANVGIIICNRSGQVMWARRFGQHSWQFPQGGVDEGESAEEAMYRELYEEVGLRPEHVQILASTRSWLRYRLPKRLIRQDSKPVCIGQKQKWFLLQLKSSENAIDLNACGHPEFDDWRWVSYWYPVRQVVSFKRDVYRKVMKEFAPTTLPLQVKESNHKRRGMRRN; encoded by the coding sequence GTGATTGATAGTGACGGCTTTCGCGCAAATGTGGGCATCATTATCTGTAATCGCTCTGGGCAGGTTATGTGGGCTAGAAGGTTTGGCCAACATTCCTGGCAATTTCCTCAAGGTGGCGTTGACGAAGGTGAGTCAGCGGAAGAAGCCATGTATCGTGAATTATACGAAGAAGTAGGATTAAGGCCAGAACACGTGCAAATCCTCGCATCAACACGGTCTTGGCTTCGATATAGGTTACCAAAGCGATTGATCAGACAAGATAGTAAACCCGTTTGTATTGGGCAAAAACAGAAATGGTTTTTGTTGCAGTTAAAAAGTAGTGAGAACGCCATTGATCTCAACGCGTGTGGTCATCCTGAATTTGATGATTGGCGTTGGGTCAGCTATTGGTATCCAGTGAGGCAGGTGGTTTCATTTAAACGAGATGTTTACCGTAAAGTCATGAAAGAGTTTGCGCCGACAACGTTGCCTTTACAGGTAAAAGAGTCGAACCATAAAAGAAGAGGAATGCGCAGAAACTAG
- the ptsP gene encoding phosphoenolpyruvate--protein phosphotransferase produces MLKTLRDITQVVASARDLEYALEQLVTQTKQAMATECCSVYVLEEQQLILSATDGLEPSAVNRVKLPLTQGLVGLVAQREEAVNLADASSHPRFKLIPEVSEEAYNAFLAVPIVYQKTVIGVIVVQQTRARQFSEGEEAFLMTLAAQLAMAIKGLKRRALVNHGALQPLYYEGKSASKGIAIAKALLLGGQLSFALEERKSVSIAQEEVRLQLAVNRCKDTLGNLSQRFNREKDEEAASIFTALLLLLEKASLAGEYIKEVRLGWSAETAVCRVSKRYIAHFNDMEDLYLKERASDIKDVGLRVLRQLIEPEKIFLEPETPVILIVREASTTLLAEFPRQKLAGVVTELGGVNSHAAILARALGVPAIIGVNGILNANLDKCQVVINANRGQLLVEPSSTILSEYRSLIAAEKALQRRYAAELSLSTVTLDSHRVYLYINSGLISSIDSDTGCDSDGIGLYRTEILFMLKQCFPGEAEQLEVYRKVLNAANGKPVVMRTLDVGGDKPLDYFPIVEDNPFLGWRGIRLSLDHPELFLVQLRAMLQAASDSDQLHVLLPMVSNLEEIDLALVYFDQAHQELTAELGRSILMPKVGIMLEVPVLLYQLDEVAKRVDFVSVGSNDLTQYLLAVDRNNPSVNALFDSFHPGVLRALKFAIERCDANQLPISVCGEFAGEPAGALLLVAMGYNQLSMNQASLSRINYLLRRVSKKELSVLLDDVLKLTSAEEVKALVAEYCQERGLTALLN; encoded by the coding sequence GTGCTAAAAACACTTAGGGACATCACACAAGTTGTTGCTTCAGCTCGCGATCTTGAATACGCACTGGAGCAACTGGTCACGCAAACAAAACAAGCTATGGCGACAGAATGTTGCTCTGTCTATGTTTTAGAAGAGCAACAACTTATCCTATCAGCGACCGATGGATTGGAACCTAGCGCTGTAAATCGAGTTAAATTACCACTGACCCAAGGATTGGTAGGCTTAGTTGCCCAGCGCGAGGAAGCCGTCAACCTTGCTGATGCATCATCTCACCCCCGCTTTAAGTTAATCCCTGAAGTGTCTGAAGAAGCCTATAATGCTTTTCTCGCCGTACCTATTGTTTACCAAAAGACAGTGATTGGTGTCATCGTTGTGCAGCAAACCCGCGCTCGACAATTTAGTGAAGGTGAAGAAGCTTTTTTAATGACCTTAGCTGCACAGCTAGCTATGGCAATTAAGGGACTTAAGCGTCGGGCGTTAGTTAATCATGGTGCGCTACAGCCTCTTTACTATGAAGGTAAATCGGCATCTAAAGGTATTGCTATCGCTAAAGCACTATTGCTTGGTGGGCAGTTATCTTTTGCGCTAGAAGAGCGTAAAAGTGTCAGCATAGCCCAAGAGGAAGTTCGTCTTCAATTGGCGGTGAATCGATGTAAGGATACCTTAGGTAACTTATCGCAGCGTTTTAATAGAGAAAAGGATGAAGAAGCTGCTTCTATCTTTACCGCACTATTATTGTTGCTTGAAAAAGCAAGCTTAGCTGGAGAGTACATTAAGGAAGTCCGTCTCGGCTGGAGTGCTGAAACCGCAGTATGTAGAGTCTCTAAGCGTTATATCGCTCATTTTAATGATATGGAAGATCTCTATTTAAAAGAGCGCGCAAGTGACATTAAAGATGTTGGTTTGCGTGTCCTTAGGCAGCTTATTGAGCCTGAAAAGATCTTCTTAGAGCCTGAAACGCCCGTAATTTTGATTGTGCGAGAAGCCAGCACGACCTTACTTGCTGAGTTCCCGAGGCAAAAACTTGCTGGAGTTGTGACTGAGCTTGGTGGGGTAAACTCCCATGCTGCTATTTTGGCAAGGGCACTAGGCGTGCCAGCAATTATTGGGGTTAACGGTATTTTGAATGCCAACCTTGATAAGTGCCAAGTGGTTATCAACGCAAATCGAGGCCAGCTATTAGTTGAACCTTCATCGACTATTTTATCTGAATATAGAAGCCTAATCGCGGCAGAGAAAGCCTTGCAACGCCGTTATGCTGCCGAGTTATCGTTGTCAACGGTGACGCTCGATAGCCATCGAGTCTATCTGTATATCAATAGTGGCTTAATCAGTAGTATCGACTCTGATACTGGTTGCGATTCAGATGGTATCGGATTGTACCGCACAGAGATCCTGTTTATGTTAAAACAGTGTTTTCCTGGAGAGGCTGAGCAATTAGAAGTTTATCGAAAGGTATTGAATGCAGCGAATGGTAAACCTGTAGTCATGCGCACGTTAGATGTTGGTGGTGACAAACCACTCGATTATTTTCCGATTGTCGAAGATAACCCCTTTCTTGGTTGGCGCGGAATACGATTGAGCCTAGATCATCCTGAACTTTTTTTAGTGCAGTTAAGGGCGATGTTACAAGCGGCTAGTGATAGTGACCAGTTGCATGTTTTATTGCCGATGGTCAGTAATCTAGAAGAGATCGATCTTGCGTTGGTATACTTTGACCAAGCTCACCAGGAGCTCACTGCCGAACTTGGAAGGTCAATTTTAATGCCTAAAGTAGGCATCATGTTAGAAGTTCCTGTACTGCTATATCAATTAGATGAAGTTGCTAAGCGGGTCGACTTTGTCTCTGTGGGTTCAAATGACCTTACTCAGTATCTGCTGGCTGTTGATCGCAATAACCCTAGTGTGAATGCACTTTTTGATAGCTTTCACCCTGGAGTGCTAAGGGCGCTTAAGTTCGCTATTGAGCGCTGTGATGCGAATCAGTTACCTATCAGTGTATGTGGTGAATTCGCTGGTGAACCTGCGGGGGCGTTGTTACTCGTCGCGATGGGCTATAACCAGCTTAGTATGAACCAAGCGAGTTTATCGCGAATTAACTATTTGCTTAGGCGAGTGTCTAAGAAAGAACTAAGTGTGCTGTTAGATGATGTGCTTAAGCTGACGTCTGCTGAAGAGGTAAAAGCTTTGGTGGCTGAGTATTGCCAAGAGCGTGGCTTAACGGCGCTGCTTAACTAA
- a CDS encoding Hpt domain-containing protein — MATAELESILDLNTLEQYCSAIGAGTLLKSVVLFEQLMPEYVGNLVNAYEANDKDTLCSEAHKFKGAAGSVGLKRIQQFAQLLQHGEEAAWADEHSTWLNEIVNYGSSDLQELKQYLESKA; from the coding sequence ATGGCAACAGCTGAATTAGAATCAATTTTGGATCTTAATACACTGGAGCAGTACTGCAGTGCAATTGGCGCAGGTACGCTACTTAAAAGTGTCGTATTGTTTGAACAGTTAATGCCTGAATATGTAGGTAACTTAGTCAATGCATATGAAGCAAACGATAAAGATACTCTTTGTAGTGAAGCTCATAAATTTAAAGGTGCTGCTGGCTCAGTAGGCCTAAAGCGCATTCAACAGTTTGCGCAACTCCTTCAACATGGCGAAGAAGCTGCTTGGGCTGATGAGCATTCAACTTGGTTAAATGAAATTGTTAACTATGGCTCTAGCGATCTGCAAGAGTTAAAGCAATATCTTGAATCAAAAGCATAA
- a CDS encoding thymidylate synthase, with translation MKQYLELCQRIIDEGTWVENSRTGKRCLTVINADLVYHVDKNEFPLITTRKSFWKAAIAEMLGYIRGYDNAADFRNIGAKTWDANANDNQAWLNNPHRKGADDMGRVYGVQGRGWSKPDGGSIDQLRKIVDNLSKGIDDRGEILSFYNPGEFHMGCLRPCMHTHNFSLLGDTLHLTSFQRSCDVPLGLNFNQVQVFTLLALIAQITGHKAGTAYHKIVNAHIYEDQLELMQSVQLKRSPFPSPQLSINPDIKSLEDLETWVTMDDFEVTGYEHHEGIRYPFSV, from the coding sequence ATGAAACAGTATTTAGAACTTTGTCAACGGATCATTGATGAAGGCACATGGGTTGAGAATAGTCGTACCGGTAAACGCTGCTTGACTGTGATTAATGCTGACTTGGTTTACCATGTAGATAAAAATGAGTTTCCACTGATCACAACCCGTAAAAGCTTCTGGAAAGCTGCGATTGCTGAGATGCTTGGCTATATCCGCGGTTACGATAATGCTGCCGATTTTCGTAACATTGGTGCTAAGACATGGGATGCTAATGCTAACGACAACCAAGCTTGGCTCAATAACCCTCATCGCAAGGGTGCTGATGATATGGGACGGGTTTATGGTGTACAGGGCCGTGGCTGGAGTAAGCCTGACGGTGGTTCGATTGACCAATTACGTAAAATTGTAGATAACCTTTCCAAAGGGATTGATGACAGAGGAGAAATCCTGAGCTTTTATAACCCTGGTGAATTCCATATGGGCTGTTTAAGACCTTGTATGCATACTCATAATTTTTCATTGTTGGGTGATACTTTGCACCTGACTAGTTTTCAACGCTCCTGTGATGTGCCGCTAGGCCTTAATTTTAATCAAGTGCAGGTCTTTACCTTGCTAGCATTAATCGCTCAGATAACGGGTCACAAAGCAGGAACTGCTTATCATAAAATCGTAAATGCCCATATTTACGAAGATCAGCTAGAACTGATGCAAAGCGTGCAATTAAAACGCAGTCCATTTCCATCGCCTCAGTTATCTATTAATCCAGACATCAAGTCATTAGAAGACTTAGAAACTTGGGTGACAATGGATGACTTTGAAGTGACAGGATATGAGCACCATGAAGGGATCCGCTACCCGTTCTCTGTCTAG
- a CDS encoding adenylate/guanylate cyclase domain-containing protein produces MRARIQAKKLAFAIFAWTVAMAAFVFFRYAQTPELPQWAIGSADLATLSIYMGIIFGSLHWMSNLIADFSAINRLPYVFSVIFKGLFLLLGATTLAYITQYLNMWAIENHMTTLRQMLTAHILYSPAFQALIAYLVVVRVGLAFIEQMALLVGPRVLFNIGLGKYHKPRYEQRLFLYLDMVASTTHAESLGDYRFSRLIQDSFSLLADTVTNNEAEIYRYMGDAVLIHWPLKDGIKQDRCFNIYHEFSQQLSWQRLYFEEQYGFVPKFKAAAHCGQVVAAVVGVQKQEISFFSDVLNTLARLQDQCNPLGQRMLISGSLKSRLDFADTRYNLNNLGPIKLKGKQHSIEVFGVTPKAPS; encoded by the coding sequence GTGAGAGCACGTATACAAGCGAAGAAGTTAGCCTTCGCTATTTTCGCTTGGACTGTAGCCATGGCGGCATTCGTATTTTTCAGATACGCGCAGACTCCAGAACTTCCACAGTGGGCCATTGGTTCCGCTGATTTAGCGACGCTTTCAATTTATATGGGGATCATTTTTGGCAGCCTGCATTGGATGTCTAACCTCATTGCCGACTTCAGTGCCATTAACCGCCTGCCCTATGTATTTTCAGTCATATTTAAAGGTTTATTTCTTCTGCTCGGTGCAACGACACTCGCATATATCACCCAGTACCTAAATATGTGGGCCATCGAAAACCACATGACAACCTTAAGGCAAATGCTGACCGCGCATATTTTGTATAGCCCGGCATTCCAAGCCTTAATCGCCTATCTTGTTGTTGTTCGGGTAGGCTTGGCGTTTATCGAGCAAATGGCTCTACTCGTCGGACCCAGGGTTTTATTTAATATTGGTCTTGGTAAGTATCATAAACCACGCTATGAGCAGCGCTTATTTCTCTACCTTGATATGGTAGCCTCTACCACCCACGCAGAATCTTTAGGTGACTATCGTTTCAGTCGCTTGATCCAAGATAGTTTTAGTTTATTGGCAGATACCGTGACCAATAACGAAGCTGAGATCTATCGCTATATGGGCGATGCCGTACTCATACATTGGCCATTAAAAGACGGCATCAAACAAGATCGCTGTTTTAATATCTATCATGAATTCTCACAACAGCTAAGCTGGCAACGACTGTATTTTGAAGAGCAGTATGGCTTCGTCCCTAAATTTAAGGCGGCAGCCCATTGTGGTCAAGTAGTTGCAGCGGTTGTAGGCGTTCAAAAACAAGAGATCAGCTTCTTTAGTGATGTACTCAATACCTTGGCCAGACTGCAAGATCAATGTAACCCACTCGGGCAAAGAATGTTGATCTCAGGTTCTTTAAAATCCAGACTCGATTTTGCCGATACGCGCTATAACCTCAATAATCTTGGCCCTATCAAACTAAAGGGGAAGCAACACTCAATCGAAGTGTTTGGCGTAACCCCTAAAGCGCCTTCATAG
- the nhaA gene encoding Na+/H+ antiporter NhaA: MERAIRNFLSQESAGGILLMIAVVLAMILANSPLSGMYQGFLETEMQVRVGGLDIDKTLIHWINDGLMALFFMLIGLEVKRELLEGALSSRAQASLPTFAAIGGMLFPAGVYLLFNYSDPITQVGWAIPAATDIAFALGIMALLGSRVPVALKVFLLALAIIDDLGVVVIIALFYSTDLSTISLVIAAAAIVGLIGLNRKGVTALGPYGVLGLILWIAVLKSGVHATLAGVIIAFCIPLRAKDGSSPSESLEHSLHPWSTFIILPIFAFANAGVDLSGMSLSSLLSPVPLGIALGLLIGKPLGIMLFSFVAVKLKLAVLPDGVGWKQIFPVSVMCGIGFTMSMFISSLAFLGEGAMYGDYARLGILLGSIASAVIGYFWLSKVLPEKGGNG; the protein is encoded by the coding sequence ATGGAACGGGCAATTAGAAATTTTCTAAGCCAGGAGTCAGCAGGCGGCATTCTATTAATGATTGCTGTTGTGCTAGCAATGATTTTAGCAAATTCACCATTATCAGGAATGTATCAAGGTTTCCTCGAGACTGAGATGCAAGTTCGTGTTGGTGGTTTAGATATAGATAAGACATTAATTCATTGGATTAATGATGGGTTGATGGCGCTCTTTTTCATGCTCATCGGTCTTGAAGTAAAACGAGAACTGTTGGAAGGGGCATTGTCGAGCAGAGCACAAGCATCTTTGCCAACTTTTGCTGCTATCGGTGGCATGTTATTCCCAGCAGGTGTGTATTTACTCTTTAACTACTCTGACCCGATTACTCAAGTGGGTTGGGCGATCCCAGCGGCAACAGATATTGCATTTGCTTTAGGCATCATGGCGCTGCTTGGTAGCCGTGTGCCAGTCGCGCTAAAAGTCTTCTTACTTGCGTTAGCAATTATTGATGATTTGGGCGTCGTGGTGATTATCGCACTATTTTATAGCACTGATTTATCGACCATCAGCTTGGTGATTGCAGCTGCGGCTATTGTTGGTTTAATAGGTTTGAACCGCAAAGGTGTTACTGCGCTCGGGCCTTATGGTGTGTTAGGTCTAATCCTATGGATTGCTGTACTTAAATCAGGTGTTCATGCAACGTTAGCGGGTGTGATTATCGCCTTCTGCATACCGTTACGCGCTAAAGATGGATCATCGCCTTCTGAAAGCTTAGAGCATAGCCTGCATCCTTGGAGCACGTTTATTATCTTACCTATCTTTGCTTTCGCAAATGCGGGTGTTGATTTGAGCGGAATGAGCTTAAGCTCGTTGTTATCGCCTGTTCCTTTGGGGATCGCTTTAGGACTATTAATAGGTAAGCCTTTAGGTATTATGTTATTTAGCTTCGTTGCGGTGAAGCTTAAGCTTGCTGTATTGCCTGACGGAGTGGGTTGGAAGCAGATTTTCCCTGTCTCTGTGATGTGTGGTATTGGGTTCACCATGTCGATGTTTATCTCATCACTCGCGTTTCTTGGTGAAGGGGCAATGTATGGTGACTATGCACGACTAGGGATCTTATTAGGCTCTATAGCATCAGCGGTCATTGGTTACTTCTGGTTGTCTAAAGTATTGCCTGAGAAAGGAGGTAATGGATGA
- the oxyR gene encoding hydrogen peroxide-inducible genes transcriptional activator OxyR: protein MKHLPSLKNLFYLVNLHQEQNFNRAAKICHVSQSTLSSGIQNLEEQLGHQLIERDHKSFIFTAIGEEVVLRSRKLLTDVDDLVELVKHQGEPMTGEIRLGCIPTIAPFLLSRVVQHCKEVYPNLTLFLKEDTTDRLVDALGKGELDLLLLALPVDTSGYHSMKVGIDPFKMVVHEDLSDAIHEPIDYQDLPDESIFLLQAEHCITGHAISACQLGESTKINPFAATSLHTLVQMVNCKLGTTFLPQMAIDAGILNNTELTTMAPPSDTPYRDIGLVWRQTSSRILTFRTLGLEIQKLLEQHN from the coding sequence ATGAAACATCTTCCTAGTTTAAAAAACCTGTTTTATTTGGTTAATTTACATCAAGAACAAAATTTTAATCGCGCTGCAAAAATTTGTCATGTTAGCCAGTCAACGCTATCTAGTGGTATTCAAAACCTCGAAGAGCAATTAGGTCACCAGTTGATCGAACGCGACCACAAATCTTTTATCTTTACCGCTATTGGCGAAGAGGTGGTGTTACGTTCACGCAAGTTACTCACTGATGTGGATGATTTGGTCGAGCTTGTTAAGCACCAAGGTGAGCCTATGACGGGCGAAATCCGTTTGGGTTGTATTCCAACTATTGCGCCTTTTCTTCTCAGTCGAGTGGTTCAGCATTGCAAAGAGGTTTATCCAAATCTCACTCTGTTCTTGAAAGAGGATACCACTGATAGGTTGGTAGACGCGCTTGGTAAAGGTGAGCTGGATCTGTTGTTGCTTGCCTTGCCAGTGGATACTAGTGGTTACCACAGTATGAAAGTGGGTATCGACCCGTTCAAAATGGTTGTGCATGAAGATCTCAGTGATGCGATTCATGAACCGATTGATTATCAAGATCTGCCAGACGAAAGTATCTTTTTATTGCAGGCTGAACATTGTATTACTGGGCATGCTATCAGTGCTTGTCAGTTAGGGGAAAGTACCAAGATTAATCCGTTTGCAGCAACGAGTTTACATACCTTGGTACAGATGGTGAATTGCAAATTAGGAACCACATTCTTGCCACAAATGGCGATAGATGCCGGGATATTAAACAATACAGAACTGACGACTATGGCGCCTCCTAGCGATACACCATATAGAGACATCGGCCTTGTTTGGCGTCAGACCTCGAGCCGTATTCTGACATTTAGAACACTAGGCTTAGAGATCCAAAAGCTGCTTGAACAACATAATTAA
- a CDS encoding sulfite exporter TauE/SafE family protein, with the protein METWLVVFSICLALGAVIGFMAGLLGIGGGLIAVPALLHILPGVGIPAEHLPHVAIATSLAAIILTSLSSARAHHKRENIPWELFRSMMPGFVLGAICSGFISELIEASFLQQIFAIFVILMAIQMAFPFRPNSNRSMPSTVSLFFAAVIIAIIAGMMGIGGGVLLIPFLTWCGLQMRYAIGFSSATGLLIALFGSIGYTLAGWNVDTLPEGTIGFIYLPALVGIATTSILIAPLGAKAATNWPTAKLKKIFAVFLAFVGLKLVLT; encoded by the coding sequence GTGGAAACTTGGCTGGTAGTATTTAGCATATGTTTGGCGCTTGGTGCTGTTATTGGCTTTATGGCGGGGTTATTAGGCATTGGCGGTGGACTCATTGCCGTGCCCGCGCTATTACATATCTTACCGGGTGTAGGCATTCCGGCGGAGCACCTACCTCATGTTGCTATTGCGACCTCACTCGCCGCGATTATTCTTACCTCTTTATCTTCTGCACGTGCTCACCACAAACGTGAAAACATTCCGTGGGAGCTTTTTAGATCCATGATGCCGGGTTTTGTTCTCGGGGCTATCTGTTCTGGATTTATCTCTGAGCTAATTGAAGCCAGCTTTTTACAACAGATTTTTGCAATATTTGTTATCTTAATGGCCATTCAAATGGCTTTTCCATTTCGTCCTAACAGCAATCGCTCAATGCCTAGCACTGTGAGTCTATTTTTTGCGGCCGTCATTATTGCTATTATTGCGGGCATGATGGGTATTGGCGGTGGTGTATTGCTTATACCATTCCTGACATGGTGCGGATTACAAATGCGCTATGCGATTGGTTTCTCATCCGCGACAGGTTTGCTGATCGCGTTATTTGGTAGTATTGGCTATACGTTGGCTGGTTGGAATGTTGACACGTTACCTGAAGGAACCATCGGCTTTATTTACTTACCAGCATTAGTGGGGATCGCTACCACATCAATACTTATTGCGCCGTTAGGTGCCAAGGCCGCGACGAATTGGCCTACGGCTAAGTTGAAAAAAATATTTGCAGTTTTCCTCGCCTTTGTTGGTTTGAAGCTGGTATTAACATAA
- the nhaR gene encoding transcriptional activator NhaR, translated as MVNLNYNHLYYFWMIQKKGSVAKAAEALCLTPQTVTGQIRVLEGSLKGSLFKRVGRSLEPTELGELVFRYADKMFCLSYEMLDLLNYQQDENILFEVGIAAALSKALTSRVLLSVVPSDGSMHLACYEATHESLMERLRGHKLDMILSDCAGESLKYPEILSKQLGESGVAFFSSETYSKPFPQCLEQGKLLIPSRGTSLGQQLVRWFDEKNLNISILGEFDDAAMMKSFGFFKQGIFVAPSIYKQDILDRGMMLLGETTEVKEVYHVMFAERMIQHPAVKRLLNTDFSELFAGNDVKVKQL; from the coding sequence ATGGTAAATCTTAATTATAATCACCTGTACTATTTTTGGATGATCCAAAAAAAAGGCTCGGTAGCTAAGGCGGCAGAAGCCTTGTGCCTGACGCCTCAAACTGTAACGGGTCAGATCCGCGTGTTAGAAGGCAGCCTGAAGGGCAGCTTGTTTAAACGAGTTGGTCGTTCATTAGAGCCTACAGAACTAGGTGAGTTAGTATTTCGTTATGCTGACAAGATGTTTTGCCTTAGCTATGAAATGCTTGATCTACTTAACTACCAGCAAGATGAGAATATTCTTTTTGAAGTGGGGATTGCTGCTGCACTTTCAAAGGCATTAACGAGTCGGGTGTTATTATCTGTGGTACCCAGCGATGGTTCGATGCATCTGGCTTGTTATGAGGCGACGCATGAAAGTTTGATGGAGCGGCTTCGCGGGCATAAGTTAGACATGATCCTGTCGGATTGTGCTGGCGAAAGCTTGAAGTATCCTGAAATTTTATCAAAACAGTTAGGTGAAAGTGGAGTGGCTTTTTTTTCATCGGAAACCTATTCCAAACCTTTTCCCCAATGCTTAGAGCAAGGGAAGCTATTAATTCCGAGCCGAGGGACTTCGTTGGGGCAGCAGTTGGTGCGATGGTTTGATGAGAAAAACCTCAACATCAGTATTCTTGGTGAGTTTGACGATGCTGCAATGATGAAGTCATTTGGTTTTTTTAAGCAGGGGATATTTGTAGCACCGTCTATTTATAAGCAAGATATTTTAGACCGTGGAATGATGTTGCTTGGAGAAACGACCGAGGTAAAAGAGGTTTATCATGTGATGTTTGCTGAACGAATGATCCAGCATCCTGCGGTTAAGCGTTTATTGAACACTGACTTCTCTGAACTCTTTGCGGGTAATGAC
- the mutH gene encoding DNA mismatch repair endonuclease MutH, with amino-acid sequence MKKSTLPPDTLEELMSRAEAMAGLTLGQLANHHQIETPKDLKRHKGWVGQLIELELGALAGSKPEPDFVHLGVELKTIPVNQVGKVLETTYVTVAPLTNILGLTWENSVVCHKLQQVLWIPVQGAREIPLTERQIGSPVLWSPSLEEAALLKQDWEEIMELIAIGKVESITARHGEVLQLRPKAANSQVLTQSIDHNGAQSQTNPRGFYLKTQFTQKILSGLL; translated from the coding sequence ATGAAAAAATCAACACTACCTCCAGATACTCTCGAAGAGCTCATGTCTCGTGCTGAAGCCATGGCAGGACTAACACTCGGACAATTGGCTAACCACCATCAAATTGAAACGCCTAAAGACCTTAAACGCCATAAAGGCTGGGTCGGCCAACTTATAGAGCTAGAACTTGGCGCACTGGCAGGGTCAAAACCCGAGCCCGATTTTGTTCATCTAGGCGTAGAGCTCAAAACCATCCCGGTCAACCAAGTCGGAAAAGTGCTCGAAACGACCTATGTTACCGTCGCTCCACTCACTAACATTCTCGGTTTAACCTGGGAAAACAGTGTTGTTTGTCACAAATTGCAGCAAGTGCTTTGGATCCCCGTACAGGGTGCTAGAGAGATCCCATTGACTGAGCGCCAAATAGGCTCTCCTGTTTTATGGAGCCCTTCTCTTGAAGAGGCTGCATTATTGAAGCAGGACTGGGAAGAGATCATGGAGCTAATTGCTATCGGCAAAGTCGAAAGCATTACCGCCCGTCATGGTGAAGTCTTGCAGTTACGACCTAAAGCGGCCAACAGTCAAGTGCTCACCCAGAGTATTGATCACAATGGCGCACAGTCTCAAACTAACCCACGCGGTTTTTATTTGAAGACTCAATTTACCCAAAAGATCCTTTCTGGGCTACTTTGA
- a CDS encoding TIGR01212 family radical SAM protein (This family includes YhcC from E. coli K-12, an uncharacterized radical SAM protein.), translating into MGLDSYVKTFGSVCKQQYGERIRKLTIDAKFTCPNRDGTLGKGGCTYCNVASFSHEHKTELSIQEQLTQGRERLSTKPSKYIAYFQAYTSTYDEYLVLKQKYDEAIKGTDIVGLCVGTRPDCVPDEVIELLAQYQQLGLDVWLELGLQTANNKTLKRINRGHDFDVYADTVKRARERGIKVCTHLILGLPGEGHTDYLETLNKVLDAGVDGLKLHPLHIVEGSTMAKAWRNNKMDLLTIEDYAFSVGELIRHTPEDIIFHRVTAYAKKPMLLAPDWCAFRWDGLVAIVDDLAAKGGQGHYLKTNLS; encoded by the coding sequence TTGGGCTTGGATAGTTACGTTAAGACGTTTGGCAGTGTGTGTAAGCAGCAGTATGGAGAGCGGATCCGTAAGCTGACGATTGATGCTAAGTTTACCTGCCCAAACCGAGATGGCACCCTTGGTAAAGGTGGCTGCACTTATTGTAACGTTGCATCCTTTAGCCACGAACATAAAACTGAACTGTCAATTCAAGAGCAGCTAACCCAAGGCCGTGAGCGATTATCAACTAAGCCGTCTAAATACATCGCATATTTTCAGGCGTACACCAGTACTTACGACGAGTATTTGGTATTAAAGCAGAAGTATGATGAAGCGATCAAAGGCACCGACATCGTTGGTCTGTGTGTGGGCACTCGGCCAGACTGTGTGCCTGACGAAGTGATTGAGCTGTTGGCACAATATCAGCAGCTAGGGCTTGATGTATGGTTAGAGTTGGGATTGCAGACTGCTAATAATAAAACATTGAAGAGGATCAATCGTGGCCATGATTTTGATGTCTACGCTGATACTGTAAAGCGTGCTCGCGAGCGCGGCATTAAAGTCTGTACCCATTTGATACTGGGGTTGCCGGGTGAGGGGCACACTGATTACTTAGAAACACTTAATAAAGTACTTGATGCTGGTGTTGACGGGTTGAAACTGCATCCTTTGCATATAGTAGAGGGCAGCACCATGGCGAAAGCCTGGCGTAACAACAAGATGGACTTATTAACGATAGAAGATTACGCCTTTAGTGTCGGTGAGCTTATACGTCACACCCCTGAGGATATTATTTTTCATCGGGTCACCGCCTATGCGAAAAAGCCGATGTTATTGGCTCCTGATTGGTGTGCGTTTCGTTGGGATGGTTTAGTTGCTATTGTTGATGATTTAGCAGCTAAAGGCGGTCAAGGCCACTATTTGAAAACGAACCTCAGTTAA